One genomic window of Chanos chanos chromosome 13, fChaCha1.1, whole genome shotgun sequence includes the following:
- the cpne8 gene encoding copine-8, translating to MNSFLNMASIGEFDPLTAAIPATKVEITVSCRNLLDRDTFSKSDPICVLYTQTVGNREWREFGRTEVIDNTLNPDFVKKFIIDYFFEERQNLRFDLYDLDSKSENLSKHDFLGQAFCTLGEIVGSLGSRLERPLAGIPGKNCGTIIVQAEEVGNCRESVLLQFCGNKLDKKDFFGKSDPFLVFYRSNGDGTFTICHKTEVVKNTLDPVWQAFKLPVRALCNGDYDREIKIEVYDWDRDGGHDYIGEFSTTYRELCKGQSQFNVYEVLNPKKKKKKKKYLNSGTVTLLSCLVDIEVTFLDYIKGGTQINFTVAIDFTASNGNPSQPTSLHYMSPYHMNAYAMALRAVGEIIQDYDSDKMFPALGFGAKLPPDGRVSHEFPLNGNPDNPYCSGIDGVMEAYYQSLKTVRLYGPTYFSPVINHVARYASLVKDGSEYFILLIISDGVISDMAQTKEAIVNASCLPMSIIIVGVGPAEFDEMIELDGDEIRISSRGRFAERDIVQFVPFRDYIDRRGNHILSMARLAKDVLAEIPDQFLHYMRTRGIKPNPAPPPYSSKPPSLTGHPLQTQI from the exons tctgtgtgttgtaCACTCAGACAGTGGGgaacagagaatggagagag TTCGGCAGGACAGAAGTGATAGATAACACTCTGAATCCAGATTTTGTAAAGAAGTTTATCATTGATTACTTCTTCGAGGAGAGACAGAACCTACGCTTTGACCT GTACGACCTCGACTCCAAGAGTGAGAACCTGTCCAAACAT gATTTCCTTGGCCAGGCGTTCTGTACTCTGGGGGAGATTGTAGGCTCTCTGGGCAGTCGGTTGGAAAGACCCCTGGC TGGGATTCCAGGGAAGAACTGTGGAACCATCATTGTTCAAGCAGAGGAAGTAGGAAACTGCAGG GAGTCTGTATTGTTacagttttgtgggaacaagcTTGACAAGAAAGATTTCTTTGGAAAGTCTGATCCTTTCCTTGTCTTCTACCGTAGCAATGGGGATGGCAC gttcACCATCTGTCATAAGACAGAGGTGGTTAAGAACACTCTAGACCCCGTTTGGCAGGCCTTCAAACTGCCCGTCAGAGCTCTGTGTAATGGAGACTACGACAG AGAAATAAAGATCGAGGTTTATGACTGGGACAGAGATGGCGG CCATGACTACATTGGGGAGTTCAGCACTACCTACAGGGAGCTTTGTAAAGGCCAGTCACAGTTCAACGTGTATGAG gtGCTGaacccaaagaaaaagaaaaagaagaagaaatatctCAATTCAGGAACC GTGACACTGCTGTCCTGTCTTGTGGACATTGAAGTCACTTTCTTGGACTACATCAAGGGAGG AACTCAGATTAATTTCACGGTGGCTATCGATTTCACTGCTTCAAACG GTAACCCTTCTCAGCCTACCTCCCTGCATTACATGAGTCCGTATCACATGAATGCCTATGCCATGGCTCTGAGAGCGGTCGGAGAAATCATACAGGACTATGACAGCGATAAGATGTTTCCTGCACTGGGCTTTGGAGCCAAGCTGCCCCCCGATGGGAGGGTCTCCCATGAGTTCCCCCTG AATGGAAACCCAGACAATCCATACTGCAGTGGTATAGACGGTGTAATGGAGGCATATTACCAGAGCCTAAAGACTGTGAGGCTCTATGGACCCACCTACTTCTCACCTGTCATCAATCACGTGGCCAG GTATGCGTCGCTGGTCAAGGACGGCTCGGAGTActtcatcctcctcatcatctCAGACGGGGTCATCTCTGACATGGCTCAGACCAAAGAGGCCATCGTCAAT GCATCGTGTCTTCCAATGTCGATAATAATAGTTGGAGTGGGCCCAGCTGAATTTGATG AGATGATTGAGCTGGATGGCGATGAGATCAGAATCTCCTCCAGGGGAAGGTTTGCAGAGAGGGACATTGTCCAG TTTGTGCCATTCCGTGATTACATAGACCGCAGGGGAAACCATATCCTGAGCATGGCCCGTCTTGCTAAAGATGTTTTGGCCGAGATTCCAGACCAGTTCCTCCACTACATGAGAACCAGAGGCATCAAACCGAACCCTGCACCCCCTCCGTACAGCTCCAAACCTCCATCCCTAACTGGACATCCACTGCAGACCCAGATCTGA